DNA sequence from the Corvus moneduloides isolate bCorMon1 chromosome 29, bCorMon1.pri, whole genome shotgun sequence genome:
ggacaggacacagggaatgggtgATGGAGGAGGAATTTCagttggatattgggaaggaattgttccctgtgagggccTGGCCCAGGATATTCcatggattccccatccctgaaaatgtCCAAGGCCGGATTGGAGCCACCTGGCCCAcggaagctgtccctgcctgtgaaGCAAttccacaaagaaattaattcccCAACATTTTCACCATCTTGgcaaaatcagcaaaaaaacgCTGCAGGAAGTGAAACTGCTTccaaaaaaatcaaggaagaaaCTGGAGGGTGTTGGGGGAAACTGACAATTGTCCCGAGGCGGATAAAACAATCGGAGCCCGGATAAAACAATCGGAGCCCGGGGAGGGTTGGGAAACACCAGGGATGTCTCAACCCCCGCGGGCAATCCTGGGACGGGATAAAAGGCTCCTGGCTCCCAATTCCTCACATTCCAGCTCCGAATTCCTCGGATCACAGCTCCTCGGGCTTCTCCTCTTCAGGATCTGAGTGAGTCTGGGGGATACTTCGGGGGTGGCTGGGGTGGGAATCGCTCCGTGGGGGAGATCgggaggagctgcctgggagggatggagggagggaaagggagagggagaagcgagagagagagaaaatcctGAGTTTTTGGAGAGGGGGCTTCttaggagggagggagggggagagagagagggactgggagaagggaaaaagaaaaatctgagattTTGGAGAGCAGCTGCATGGGAGGGACAgatggagggaaaaggagagagggactaggagaagagagagagagaaaaatcttctGGGTTTTTGAAGAGTttttggagggagggagggaaggaaggaaggaggaaaggagggaggaggaggggacagggagaaaggaaagaaaaaacatctgagCTTCGCAGCGCAGCCCCTCCCGGCACATCCTGCCCAGTTTTCCaaccctctctccttccttccttccctccctccccgtTCCGCAGCAGTTCCACCCTCTCCTCCCAGGATGTCCTTCTccagccagctcagctcccGCTGCTCTGCGCCCTGCGAGGtgtcctgtccccagcccctggccagCGCCTGGAGCCAGCCCTGCGTCACCTCCTGCGGGGACTCGCGGGCCGTGGTCTACCCTCCACCCGTGGTCATCACCTTCCCggggcccatcctcagctcctgcccccaGGAGAGCGTCGTGGGATCCGCATTCCCATCGGGAGTGGAGCGCCCCATGGGCCTGCAGGGCTCCCTGGTCTACGGGGGCttcttgtcctcctcctcctccaggaatGTCTGGAGCCAGCGCTCCGGGGGCTGCGGGCCCTGCTGAATCAGGAA
Encoded proteins:
- the LOC116436356 gene encoding feather beta keratin-like; protein product: MSFSSQLSSRCSAPCEVSCPQPLASAWSQPCVTSCGDSRAVVYPPPVVITFPGPILSSCPQESVVGSAFPSGVERPMGLQGSLVYGGFLSSSSSRNVWSQRSGGCGPC